aTCAGATCATCGTGGTGAAAGGTGTTGAGGAATTTAAGAACGTAATGTTAAGTTTAACCCGTTAAGAGCCATGAAGGGAAAGGAGTTAGTACGCAAGTGGCTGATAGACCTGAGTCCCCCGCGCCCTTCACAGTGCAACCAGCAAGGGAGCCGGCCTCCACTTTCTCTCTTACCAAGCAGGGACGACGAGTCCTTGTTGAAGGCGGCGGCCACTGACGGATCCACAGCTGGCTGGCCATCCCCAGCCGGAAGCTCCGGTCTCGTGTAGTCCCGGCTTTTGTCGTTGTTGTACTTGACGTTTAGGTTTACCAGCTTGGAGAAGTCGATGCGCAGCGTGCAGCAGGCGTTGTAGATGTTCTGGCCATCCAGGGCCTGGAAAAGGACAAGGCCATTTGAGCGTTTTCTCTTAACGGAATTTTCACAATTTTGGAAAGGTGAAAAATTCACTGCTGAAGTGCTCTCTTGTGCCACTCACAAGTTTGGCTTGCTGGGCGTTGACGGGATCGTTAAACTGCAGCAAAGCTTGAAACTGATTGTTCTTTGTGAATGTGATGATCTTCATGACGGTTCCGAACTTCGAAAAGATCTACCAAGAAACACAGGGTGGGGAGGTGCAGATGTTAtttctgattattatttttttaatcccacAAGGATTGAGGTTAGTTTGTTTTCCAAGGGGAAAAACTTCAGCAAAAGTGATATTGCATGTAGCATCAAGTTTTCACAACACACATATGCTTTATTCTGACTGGGCACATCTCCTTGTTGGCAGGTTTTATAGCGTCGTCTTGGCTGTTAAAAATGGTGGCACACCTGACACCGGATCCACTTCAGCAGtgccaaacaaaaacacactggcTAAACTGAGATACAATAGCACAATTCAGTCTAGTGAAAGTGGCCCAATACATAGAGTTCAAGTACCTTTCATCACCTGGTAAAAAACGCAAAGCAAAAAGACAGCGAGCCCACCAACCTGCTGAAGGACATCCAGAGTGACGGGGTAGAACATGTTGTCAATGATTATTCTGAGCACAGGACTGGGGGCAGGTGTTAGCGCACTCTCGCTAGCGGTCGTGCCTGACGTGGGCGTGCCTCCTGCTTGGACAGCCGACACAGCCTGAAGGACAGCTTGCGCACGCTGCCATGAAGGAGACAAACACATGGGTATAATGAAGCCAGCTAGGGCATGAGAACAGACCAGCAATGTAACTAAGTGATAATTAAGAAGAAATGTCCTCCTTTAAACTGGAATGCGCTGATCAACAGGACTGTTTTAATTGCTACGCTTTATCATTATTTGACAGCGTTTTACGTCTTTGGCTGCagcactggcttcctgttgctgaTCTCCCTGTTAAAACGCGGACAGCTTACTTTGCTCCGCCCACTCCATTCACCTAAGGTTTTCACCTAGATTACTCCAGACACTGACCACTCCCCTTTCCACAACTTCTGACACTTTGCCTCTGTCTATCCCATGGTGGCCTGTACAGTCCTCTTCTTAAAAGCAGTCAGCCTGAAGAAACACCTGTCTTGTTACCATGGCATCATTGCAAGACTGTGAGGCTGCTTTGCATTGTGGGGATAGTAGTTTTCTGTAGTAAAGTATACAAACTACAGCAGTAGCTTTCTGTAGTAAAGTATACAAACTACAGCCAGTCAGACTGAAGCatcttgaaataaatgaaatgtgatggCAATGCTAGACTCCTGTAATCATTTAAcaacttttaacttttaactaGACCAACAATGTTTTAATATGAAGTCTACAACATCTGCATAATGCacccattacatttttacaagctTGTAGGCTCAtggtggggaggtggggctggCTGGGAATACTTATGTCCAAGGCATCTTGTACTGAAGCATATGTGGTATCATGGGGATTAACATAGTATTTCTCAAAATGCAGTACAAGTGCAACCTACAACAATTTTCCCCATCTAAACTTAAACAAGGCAGCTGATATGATAAATTTCATATCTATATTCACGTTTCAACATGAATATCCTCACCTGGTTTCCTGCACTGTCGGTCTTGAGCTCTTTGTGATTGGAGTACTGGATGAAAACAGGCACGTTACGGACGTGAGGGGTCACAGCAGTGTAATAATTCACCATTGTCATTGCGGCCTCTTCTGTCCCAAGTTCCAAGAACGCCTGTAAGTCAAATGACCTTTTATAGTACTCTGCACTTCAAGGCACAGCAAAGGCAGCAGTGTTCACAAAAGAGGGGTCTGTTTCAGCCTCCGTTAGCATTCCTTTGGCCTCTCAAGGAAATAACTCTGAACTGAGTGGTTTGGCAAGTCAggaagtaaagaaaaaaaaaatcaaacaattcaaatttaaaattcaaCGGTTTTCTCAACAGTACAAACTGCCAAAGTGGATGCATTCCCACCAACAGCTAAGAGTGTCTCACTACACAGCATCCAAAGAAAGTATTTCACTAGCTGAACACGAAGCATACAAACAAAAGCGAAGGCAGGACAACTCTGATTTCACAGGTAAACCACGAACCTGGTTCTTTCCTTTGAGCGTCAGGATATTGGTGACTTTCCCAAAAGGCAGCCCCAGGGCGATGACCTCTGTCTCTGACACCTCGTTGGGAAGTTTTCGAATGTGGAGGACACGCGAGGGGGGGCAGTCCATCCTGTCTTCCACTCTTAgctttttgctgtcatttccGTTAGCTGGGGAAGAACGAACAATTAGCACGCACGCAGCCCTGGGGCAAACCTGTCCTGTGAATATTCAGATGGATCCACCACAAAGTAATGATAAAAAGTAatcaacagggaaaaaaatctggcaCAAATTAAGCAGACCTTTGTTTAAACTGTACTGCACACTAGTGTTTCCTCTACCATATTACAGTAATGGCACTGAGCCAGTGTAACGAAACCTTGCATTTCTAATTTGAATTTCCTATTTGATTCAAATTAGTATCATCTCCTGCAATTGAGTTACCCGGCAAATTATTTTGTGCAGGTTGCATCTGTGGAAGCAGATTGTGAGCGACAACATTAGAGATGTATCAAATGAAAGGCCTATTTCTTGTAAATGCAGATTTTAAGCAGGAGTTCACACAGCTGTCAGACCTCATCTGATGTACAGTTATTCTGAATAGTAATACTTGTTTAGGGTCgacattttaatgcaaactCAGAATGACGACTAGGCTAAATATTAGTGTTAGGTGCTTTGAGAACCTCCTGTCACAAGACCTTATATGCAAGATGCAGCCATTTCTTTTGCAGTTCAACTAACcactagggttgggtatcgtttgggttttttccccaataaaggtgctaaagcgatacttttaaaaaggtagcgggagcacacctccaaagctcagtgaaatgcttctggggcaTAAAgttgtatctatatgttggttaacttacctgttagctttgaaaaacacatagcatatgttttcaatCTTTATCTTtgtaccacatggaagcagcatagtgctgttgctgtgatatcaacattgacTAGATACGAGTTTTTTCCCCCGGGAGGActtcacatggcctcggaaaactggaggtgtgctcccgcatcaggtatgactaaagggaaaaaattacaggaagaaacctaacgccacatgccggggatagctgttattgcactaaaaatagctattcctatacacaatcccccccctttttatggatatccatattattatccatattattacgaatgtattgcctttatttaaaaataaagttgtcctccgaagagggggggtggtggtgggtcttaaaaaaataaaataaataaaaaataaaaatagctaGTCGATGTATCGCGAcagctatatcgcccagccctaggcTCAGGCATTTAAGTGGCACCGAAACGAGGGACCGATATTTGCGTTGCGATTCGGTCCGGTAGATACCGGTCGTATAGGAACCGGTGCCATATTACCAACGGgtttcggtacccaaccctactaaccacatgcacatactcaacTGAAAAGCATttagaaaaagacaaaaaatgtttatctcCTGAAGGCTCATATTAACCCCTACAACCCGAAAGACGAAAATCGTGGTTATATGAGCTTACCTCATTCTCCACTAAATAACTTGGTCTGTTTTCCAACTAGGAGCTTACTGTTTATTCAGTCATGTACAGAAGGCTTACCGGTTTCAATGTGTTTTGTACATCATGGTAAAAGTTTGTTCTCCGAAAGAGGGGCAATGtctatttatacatttcattgcCAGGGGTTCTctcatttactttaaaaaagaCCTCAAAATAAGCTGTCAGCCCTAGCCGATTTTGTGTATTCTAGCACACCTTTATTAAAGGTTATTGGCTGACCCTAACCAACTATATCACTTAAGCACACTGAATGACCAtctggtgtgtgtgtccccGGGTTTGTGTACAAGCCAAATGATCTACACTTTCAGTCTTTCTAGAGACACCTTAGCTGACGTTTGTTTTTGGAGGGGCCTTCAagtaaacattattttcaacaaCTGTGAATTATTTTACTTCTTATAAAGGGGCATATCAAATGCTCATATCATGGATATTCCATGTGTGGACAGCTATCATAGATCCCGAGAAATCTGCCTAAAACTGACACTGAGGGACgtcaaacacatcaaaaaataGGGCAGGGTGCATAGGGTTacaatacacagcacacataacCATACTTCCAGGCACATACTTGCATGTGTGGGTGCACACCTACAACACAGCTAGAGGTTACTGGCAAACCAAGAGCTAAACGAGCTCCCTGCAGCAGTGAGAGACCGCAGAAGCATGGACAAAATGTATTCTCAGttttttcttatatatatatacatatatattgaaagaaagaaagggcaAAGAACAAATTTATTTAACTGTGGGAGAAAACAGGACCAAACTTACCAGTGACAATACTGCTCATACCAGAGCTTGGACTGTTGTACAGACTGCTTGACAGCAGCTCGTCTGATCCTCTCTGCAAAGAAGAGACACCATTTTCCCCCATAAGGGCCGATGAAATACAGCTCTCTCAAGACAGTTTGAGGAAACAACGACATAAAACACTGCGCCGCGCTGCACcctttgtattgttttaatctTGCAAGTCTAAGATGTCAGATGGTGTAATTTCATTGGGAGCCTCTGCTCTCCCCAAAGACGGCGAGCTGTCCGGGCTTCAGTCACTGACATGCTCAGAGCGCCGCTAAAAGTGACTTATGGGCGGACGGGCAAACACAGAGCCATTACAAACCTAACTTTCTAATAGGACATCTTGCTTTTGTCTGTGAGTGAATTCCACTAAATTGTTCTTTATCGCTTACGTTTTTATGGTCGCTATAAATTGAATGTGAACCCCTTAAGGCCACATCCCACAAATAAATTGAATGTAATAACGCTGCCTCTGACGAAAAACCTTTCACGACTCGCACCAGTGTATGCTGGGAAATAAAATCGTATAACTAAGTTCCTAAAAAAAACTACCTTTAAAAAGTAGgcatcaaatattaataaaaacaaacctgcTGCAAGTAGAGAGACTAGAGAAGACCAATGCTATTATAGTACGCTCTGTTTACAGAACATTTCCCACAGAAGAACGGCTAATATCGTTTTAGACTGAAAGAAATTCTGTTACTCATGACAAATTGAATTAGGAACTCCTGCATCAGAAAATATTTCTGGAAAAGAACTACGTTTTGAGCTTTTCTGGACATAAATGGGCCGTTATTCAGTTACAAACAATCTAGCGTTCTGAGGCTGACACctttaaatacaattaatatCCATACATTCAAGTATTCTGGAGAAATACCTGGAGCACAAACATTATATTCTTATGGACCATTTTCTTAAAACGTATGCTACTTCATTCTAACTTTTACCAAGCACAGCCCAGAGCACACTCAACAGATTTAAAAAGAGATTAACCAACCTGTGGAACCACATTACTAGGACCCTGCTCACCAAAACAGAGTCTATCAAGAAGTTTAATATTCGAAGTCAACTAAGCTTAATAAAAATTgattcaaaatgaacaaatggcCTAATCACACTGCACAGCTGAGAGTACAGTATTGGAAGTCCTGTTTACAAATGCATCCTCATGGTTAAAGCACATGCAATGCCTACAGAGGAATTCACGAAACTAAAAgtacattaaataaagaaatactaagtaattaaatgaatcatttattagattttctaattttttatttcaaccaTATAGGCCAATTTCTCAGTTCTTGTCTGGAATAATTATTAGCCAGACACCTTGTCTGACTAGGATTTAAtaagaattattattaattctaTTTATTAAACAGTTGTGGTTTCTGGCCGAGGAAAAATTCCAGTTATAACAATTAGTCGCAGTTCCAGTTATAACAATTAGTCTTATCTATTTAGTGAAAATCCACAAATTCAACAGGAACTCATGAATATGATGTTATAGCTTAACAAGACAGTGAATCATTTTCAATCAATCATCTTGAGCACTGAAAAATCCACACCCGAAACATAGCAGAGAAAAAAGGCCTAACTTAGACTTATGCCTGTATCCTAtgtcattacattaaaacaatgtcaaaatgCATAACATACAAATATGTAGAATGT
The nucleotide sequence above comes from Megalops cyprinoides isolate fMegCyp1 chromosome 2, fMegCyp1.pri, whole genome shotgun sequence. Encoded proteins:
- the ptbp2a gene encoding polypyrimidine tract-binding protein 2, with the translated sequence MDGIVSDVTVGVKRGSDELLSSSLYNSPSSGMSSIVTANGNDSKKLRVEDRMDCPPSRVLHIRKLPNEVSETEVIALGLPFGKVTNILTLKGKNQAFLELGTEEAAMTMVNYYTAVTPHVRNVPVFIQYSNHKELKTDSAGNQRAQAVLQAVSAVQAGGTPTSGTTASESALTPAPSPVLRIIIDNMFYPVTLDVLQQIFSKFGTVMKIITFTKNNQFQALLQFNDPVNAQQAKLALDGQNIYNACCTLRIDFSKLVNLNVKYNNDKSRDYTRPELPAGDGQPAVDPSVAAAFNKDSSSLLGTPSGMVAPYSSGGGFPSSLGFAQGGGALSPLSAAAAAAAAAGRVALSGHSGTSGVLLVSNLNEEMVTPQSLFTLFGVYGDAQRVKILYNKKDSALIQMADGNQAQLAMSHLNGQKMYGKIIRVTLSKHQTVQLPREGLDDQGLTKDFTNSPLHRFKKPGSKNFQNIFPPSATLHLSNIPQDVTEEDLRVLFSNTGGTVKAFKFFQDHKMALLQMSTVEEAIQALIDLHNYNMGDNHHLRVSFSKSTI